One Coffea arabica cultivar ET-39 chromosome 5e, Coffea Arabica ET-39 HiFi, whole genome shotgun sequence DNA segment encodes these proteins:
- the LOC140007039 gene encoding uncharacterized protein: MEVYVDDMLVKSRTQEQFIADLRKIFDVLRSSRMRLNPKKCTFGVRSEKFLGYMIFKKRVKANPDKINAIMDMAPPQNIKEVQRLAGRMALLWPFQPQLLLWPGRGTEADQAKETVETGMAKESAKVAHAKRAAEARRSGETAKATQTREAFEALQAEKSVKVAQINEAAKTEQTGEASQTQQVGETAKITQAKGAVKAEQARGTVQAKKAEEAAGRTDPVWTLYVDGASSKEGCGARLLIISPTGEELAYALRFDFRTFNNEFEYETLIAGMEMTRKLRTESIKVYSDSQLIVNQIWGNYEVKEEPLRKYVTKAHELRGQFKQFMLKQIPRSQNKRADALSKLASTSFGTLNREVLVEVVEGRTYEQLDTAVIQIVSLWMDPIVRYLTNG, encoded by the exons atggaggtctacgtggatgacatgtTGGTGAAGAGTCGGACCCAGGAGCAGTTCATCGCGGACCTTAGGAAGATCTTTGATGTCCTTCGGAGCTCACGGATGCGGCTAAACCCCAAGAAATGCACTTTTGGGGTCAGGTCGGAAAAATTCTTAGGTTACATGATTTTCAAGAAAAGGGTAAAAGCTAATCCGGACAAAATCAATGCCATCATGGACATGGCTCCTCCCCAAAATATTAAGGAGGTGCAACGTCTGGCTGGGAGGATGGCG CTTCTTTGGCCATTTCAGCCTCAGCTGCTTCTTTGGCCTGGTCGTGGGACTGAAGCCGACCAGGCCAAAGAAACAGTTGAGACTGGGATGGCCAAAGAATCTGCCAAGGTCGCACATGCCAAACGAGCAGCCGAAGCCAGAAGATCTGGAGAAACTGCCAAGGCTACGCAGACCCGAGAAGCATTCGAGGCCTTGCAGGCCGAAAAATCTGTCAAGGTCGCCCAAATCAATGAGGCAGCAAAGACCGAACAGACCGGAGAAGCATCTCAGACTCAACAGGTCGGAGAGACTGCCAAGATCACACAGGCTAAAGGAGCAGTCAAGGCCGAACAGGCCAGAGGGACTGTCCAGGCCAAAAAGGCTGAAGAGGCTGCAGGACGAACTGATCCGGTCTGGACGCTGTACGTAGACGGCGCATCAAGCAAGGAAGGATGTGGAGCGAGGCTCCTCATAATCAGCCCTACTGGGGAAGAGCTGGCCTACGCCTTGAGGTTCGATTTCAGAACCTTCAATAACGAATTTGAATATGAGACTCTGATCGCGGGGATGGAGATGACTCGGAAACTAAGAACCGAATCAATAAAAGTCTACAGCGATTCGCAGCTAATAGTAAATCAAATATGGGGAAACTATGAGGTCAAAGAAGAACCATTGAGGAAATATGTCACGAAGGCACACGAGTTGAGGGGGCAGTTTAAGCAGTTCATGCTCAAGCAGATCCCACGGAGCCAAAATAAGAGAGCTGACGCCTTGTCCAAACTGGCCTCTACCTCGTTTGGCACGCTAAACAGGGAGGTGCTGGTAGAGGTCGTTGAAGGTCGGACCTATGAGCAATTAGACACCGCAGTCATTCAGATAGTAAGCTTATGGATGGATCCCATCGTCCGGTACCTAACTAATGGATAG
- the LOC113688495 gene encoding putative late blight resistance protein homolog R1A-3: protein MASSSITCISSALDDLQSLLNIFHYPEFLLSVKNWLTFLRTFILCATKWGKDYVHLASDDKEEVDNHHASLEALIVRIEDAISKRAQELHSIYLSSSENPSYNQAFKIVDCIEGSDMVSLRPEIYRWYFFFSDCSSKLSSNLIVRKDDIMEFMDSLLESLEDFHEWGFADGLIKALEEKLEFLKNYIRFVTLHDVEDTQLGPLLTHVKAVAIKAARLSYQCKFVKKSELQDETDKSILELLLKIIPVEPQVHETCVQALIASKLSRKSLGDTDEQILRDFVDSLLCNLADILKSGLAILSPSLNAIKDGVLLSQDMELLSSDLLKKIQLIETTVAQRCPEPSLFDYPKTNGLGFIDFLLENLMELTSTEAGSITFMNHPIQAVQEELVCLRSLLGRIVELRSEDEELQAIRDCAIEVAYKIEFLVDSLMVGDDLDSSSMSFHSIVEEIKIIKAKALQICDNDRLHGKVKKVSKRLFQMPTQLNKPIINDVVVGLEYEAASIINRLTRGSLQLQIVSIVGMPGLGKTTLARKVYNSSSVMSYFYKRAWCTVSQVYHKRNLLLEILSCIESKLPGNVFEISEEVLAHEVKRRLLRNKYLIVLDDVWDIEAFNGLEASFPDNGNGSRVILTSRRQDVAPQDKLDQEPHSLRQLTPDESWDLLKAKLYPGQDLAPPELCEIRQKVVEMCQGLPLTVVILAGILSSMDRHDWKEVVEGLSSRNVSSTEQCTATLELSYKHLPDNLKACFLYFGAFPEDYEHNTKRLISLWVAEGFVQKTQLKRSEDVANDYLMELISRSLVIVSKPRSIDGVKACRIHDLLYEFCVTKAKGEKLLQLVRRYDELSAFTMPCYLRRLCIDSKPEHFDNLRLFSSAIRCLLLFHHGGVDRERSFDLRFIFSIIKLVKVLDLSQIQLRPTFPRELELLVHLRYLAILGDGSPIPASICNLSNLETLIWENFSFHSSVSLPDTIWNLKKLRHLQLKDKMSKNYHFRFPDDNLDNSSQLCDLDILSCLSLNPRKNINKLLRKFPNIRKLRSSLYLNHGYEYHVAIECLSQLESLDLSCVVYGGDRYQLDIQFPLIIKKLTLSYFRLPWSKMSAIGNLPNLEVLKLLGRSFEGEIWEMEVEKFPKVKFLKLDSLDIVKWTASEYEDQDYFPRLQKLVLESCDALQEIPSCLGNSSTLEIIEVSKCPNCTSSLEEIQEEQRSNGYTDLMILIS, encoded by the exons ATGGCCTCCAGTAGTATTACTTGCATTTCTTCCGCCTTGGATGATTTGCAATCGCTCTTGAATATTTTTCATTATCCGGAGTTTTTGCTTAGCGTGAAAAACTGGCTAACATTTCTGAGAACATTTATTTTGTGTGCGACAAAGTGGGGCAAAGATTATGTGCATTTAGCATCTGACGACAAAGAGGAGGTAGATAATCATCATGCAAGTCTAGAAGCTCTGATAGTTCGGATTGAAGACGCCATTTCCAAAAGGGCACAGGAGCTTCACTCCATTTATCTTTCTAGTTCGGAGAATCCATCATATAATCAGGCTTTCAAGATTGTCGATTGTATAGAAGGATCAGACATGGTATCTTTGAGGCCAGAAATTTACAGATGGTACTTCTTCTTCTCAGATTGCTCATCAAAGCTTTCTAGTAATTTGATTGTCAGAAAAGATGACATTATGGAATTCATGGATTCTCTTCTGGAGAGTCTAGAGGATTTTCATGAGTGGGGATTTGCGGATGGTCTCATCAAAGCCCTCGAAGAGAAGCTAGAGTTCCTGAAAAACTACATCCGTTTTGTCACACTACATGACGTTGAAGACACACAATTGGGACCTTTATTGACTCACGTTAAAGCTGTGGCTATCAAAGCAGCGCGCCTCTCTTATCAGTGCAAGTTCGTGAAGAAATCCGAATTGCAGGATGAAACTGACAAAAGTATTTTGGAACTGCTGCTGAAGATTATTCCTGTAGAGCCCCAAGTCCATGAGACTTGTGTCCAGGCTCTGATTGCTTCCAAGTTATCAAGAAAATCACTTGGGGACACAGATGAGCAAATATTGAGAGATTTTGTTGATTCTCTCCTGTGTAATCTTGCGGACATACTAAAATCTG GACTTGCtattctctctccctctctaaaTGCAATCAAAGATGGTGTATTATTATCCCAGGATATGGAACTTTTGTCTTCtgatttgttgaaaaagattcaGCTTATCGAGACAACGGTTGCACAGAGATGTCCAGAACCATCATTGTTCGACTATCCTAAGACCAACGGATTGGGCTTTATTGATTTCCTTCTAGAAAATCTGATGGAACTGACAAGTACTGAGGCTGGCTCGATTACTTTCATGAATCATCCAATTCAAGCAGTCCAGGAAGAACTTGTTTGTTTACGCTCTTTGCTGGGGAGAATTGTGGAGTTGCGCAGTGAAGATGAGGAGCTCCAAGCAATTCGGGATTGTGCTATAGAGGTGGCATACAAGATAGAGTTTCTTGTTGATTCCTTAATGGTTGGGGATGATCTAGATTCTTCTTCAATGTCGTTTCATTCCATTGTAGAAGAAATTaagatcattaaggctaaggctTTGCAGATTTGTGATAATGATAGACTTCATGGCAAAGTTAAGAAAGTAAGCAAGAGGCTCTTTCAAATGCCAACACAGTTAAATAAGCCAATAATCAATGATGTGGTGGTGGGATTGGAGTATGAGGCTGCATCGATAATTAATCGACTCACAAGAGGATCACTCCAACTGCAAATTGTTTCCATTGTGGGTATGCCAGGACTAGGTAAGACAACTTTAGCTAGAAAAGTTTACAATAGTTCGTCAGTTATGTCCTATTTTTATAAGCGTGCTTGGTGTACTGTTTCTCAAGTGTATCACAAGAGAAATCTGttacttgaaattttgagttgtaTTGAATCCAAGCTTCCTGGCAATGTTTTTGAGATTAGTGAAGAAGTTCTGGCTCATGAAGTCAAAAGACGTTTGTTAAGGAACAAATACCTCATTGTTTTGGATGATGTATGGGACATTGAAGCATTCAATGGATTAGAAGCCTCATTCCCTGACAATGGAAATGGAAGTAGAGTTATCTTGACGAGTCGACGTCAAGATGTTGCTCCCCAAGATAAACTTGACCAAGAACCTCATTCTCTTCGTCAACTCACACCTGATGAGAGCTGGGATTTGCTAAAAGCAAAGTTATATCCTGGACAAGATTTGGCTCCTCCAGAACTATGTGAAATTAGACAGAAAGTCGTGGAAATGTGTCAAGGACTACCTCTTACGGTTGTCATCCTTGCTGGAATTCTCTCAAGCATGGACCGACATGATTGGAAAGAAGTTGTGGAAGGCTTAAGTTCAAGGAATGTTTCTAGCACAGAACAATGTACCGCTACATTAGAGCTGAGTTACAAACATTTACCAGATAATTTGAAGgcatgttttctttattttggagcCTTTCCAGAAGACTATGAACACAATACCAAGAGGTTGATTTCCCTATGGGTCGCTGAAGGATTTGTTCAAAAAACTCAGCTCAAGAGATCAGAGGATGTGGCAAATGATTACCTGATGGAACTTATTAGCAGAAGCTTAGTCATAGTTTCCAAACCAAGATCCATTGATGGGGTCAAAGCTTGTCGCATTCACGATTTATTATATGAGTTTTGTGTGACAAAAGCCAAAGGAGAAAAGCTTTTGCAGCTGGTACGCAGGTACGATGAACTATCTGCTTTCACCATGCCATGCTACCTACGCCGCTTATGCATTGATTCTAAGCCTGAGCACTTTGACAACTTGAGGTTATTTTCTTCCGCAATACGCTGTCTATTATTATTCCATCATGGTGGTGTAGACCGTGAAAGAAGTTTTGACCTTCGATTCATTTTTAGCATCATCAAACTTGTCAAAGTGTTAGATTTGAGCCAAATTCAACTAAGACCCACTTTTCCAAGAGAATTGGAACTGCTTGTTCATTTGCGGTACTTGGCAATTCTAGGTGATGGCAGTCCCATCCCAGCATCAATATGCAATCTCTcgaatttggaaactttgatttGGGAAAATTTTTCGTTTCATTCTTCAGTTTCATTGCCAGATACTATATGGAACCTGAAGAAACTGAGGCATTTACAGCTAAAGGACAAGATGTCTAAGAATTATCATTTTAGATTCCCTGACGACAATCTTGACAACTCTTCACAATTGTGTGACTTAGATATCTTGTCCTGTCTAAGTCTCAATCCTCGGAAGAACATCAACAAGCTGTTGAGAAAGTTTCCAAATATCCGCAAGCTGAGAAGCTCTCTTTATCTCAATCATGGCTATGAATATCATGTCGCAATTGAGTGTCTAAGTCAATTGGAATCACTCGATTTGAGTTGCGTTGTTTACGGCGGTGACCGATATCAGTTAGATATCCAATTTCCTTTGATTATTAAAAAATTGACTCTGTCTTATTTTCGCTTGCCATGGAGCAAAATGTCAGCAATTGGAAATCTGCCCAATCTTGAGGTGCTCAAATTACTCGGCCGATCATTTGAGGGGGAAATATGGGAAATGGAAGTAGAAAAGTTCCCTAAAGTTAAGTTCCTGAAATTAGATTCCCTGGATATTGTGAAGTGGACAGCCTCTGAGTACGAGGACCAGGACTATTTTCCTCGTCTCCAGAAGTTAGTGTTGGAAAGCTGTGATGCATTGCAGGAGATCCCTTCTTGTTTGGGAAATAGTTCAACTCTCGAAATAATTGAGGTGTCAAAATGTCCCAACTGTACCAGTTCATTGGAGGAAATTCAGGAAGAGCAAAGAAGCAATGGATATACAGATCTGATGATCCTTATCTCATAA
- the LOC113688150 gene encoding uncharacterized protein, translated as MLCSHPRAKASTSGPEALDKGKKSIQEDYTMHTSPDTEEELEFQSAEKGGNDEDDDADEIDAEGSEEDKHNAAQYEENDAITRTNIEVRELPELNEDVMDMENPIYTSSVVPNNISQGLQQRTTMTTTEQGSNSVFEECYKIVIEKLQYV; from the coding sequence ATGCTATGTTCTCATCCGAGAGCAAAAGCTTCCACTTCTGGACCTGAAGCATTggacaaaggaaaaaaatctatACAGGAGGACTATACAATGCACACGAGTCCTGATACCGAAGAAGAGCTAGAATTTCAATCTGCTGAAAAAGGAGGCAacgatgaagatgatgatgctgATGAAATTGATGCGGAAGGGTCTGAAGAAGATAAGCATAATGCAGCGCAGTATGAAGAAAACGATGCAATTACGAGGACAAATATTGAAGTCAGAGAACTCCCAGAGCTAAATGAAGATGTAATGGACATGGAGAATCCAATTTATACCTCATCAGTCGTGCCTAATAACATCAGTCAGGGATTGCAACAAAGGACCACTATGACAACAACTGAGCAAGGAAGCAACAGTGTGTTTGAAGagtgttacaaaatagttattgaaaagttacaaTATGTTTGA